One Ranitomeya variabilis isolate aRanVar5 chromosome 4, aRanVar5.hap1, whole genome shotgun sequence genomic window, GCAGAGAACAAAGAAACAGTTTGTTTTTAcaaaaagttttcaaaaagttcaaaacattacATAAAGTTTTCACAACTTTCTAAAAGTTTGAAACTTTTATGTTGACAATGCAATAAAAACAGAATTCTTCAGAACAAAATTTTAAGGAATTAAAGGGCGAAATTGAAGAATAAAAAACGAATAACAAAGATTTTAATTCTTTTAGAACAATGGAACTTTTTAGCCGTATGTACACAGTTATAGAAGAAATTGGGATAACCGACCCCCAGAGGGGTAATCAGTGACATtgaccccccaccccaccccacccaaCCCCCGTCCGTGCTGCCTGTCTGTTCTAATGGAGGAAGAAAACTAagacaacattaaaaaaaaaaaagttattctaaaAGTTTTAATAGATTTTTGCTTTAATGTGCACATTTTGGAATAATTAATACGAATCCCGTCAGGATTACCGCACTTTATCTGCGTTATATTCACTAAGAAAAAGCAGAAACAAAAATCTCCAAATTCCTAAAAACCTTATAAAAAAGAATATCCCTCCACAGATAAACTAAGAATTTGGGAACTGGTTGATGAAATCACAAGTTGGATTTCAGTCCGTCCTGTGGTTCCTGGCAGCCATTTATCTTATTGCATACAGCAAGCTGGTGGATTGTATACCGCactggtcaaaagtttggacacccctgttcATGTTGATGCAGGGATTCTCCTTGTTCTTTTTGGAATGTGCTCATTGCGGTTTCAGACAGAAGACAGCAAAACACAGGAAAACAAGGAGACAAGAAATGTGTGAAACAAACCTGATTATTGTGTTGGATTTACAGCAGCACTACTCAGTACATTTGGATTCACAGCTAACATACTGATTACTGCTGTATTCACAGCTACAatactcagtactgctgtattcacagctacactactcaATACTGCTAGATTCACAGCAGCATTACTCAGCACTGCTGGATtctcatctacactgctcagtaccgctAGATTCACAGCTAGACTACTCAGTaagttggattcacagctacactactcagtacttctagattcacagctacactattCAGTATTGCTGGATTCACACCTAAACTACTCAGTACTGCTAGAGTCACAGCTACATTACTCAGTACTGCTGGATTCCCATCTATACTACTCAGTATTGCTGGATTCAGAGCTACACTACTCAGTACTGCTGGATTCACACCAAGACTACTCAGTActgctagattcacagctacattaCTCAGTACTGCTGGATTCGGAGCTACACTACTCAGTACTGCTGGATTCACACCAAGACTACTTAGTActgatggattcacagctacactactcagtaCTGCTGGATTCAGAGCTACACTACCCAGTACTGCTGGATTTGGAGCTACACTACTCagtactgctggattcacaactacactaCTTAGTACTGCTAGATTCACAGCTACTTTACTCAGTACTGCTGGATACACAGTTACACTACTCAGTGTTACCCCTCAGATTCCTCCCATTTTACCCTGATGACCACTTTACATCCTCTTGGCTTCTCTCAAACAAGTTAATTAGGTTGTCGCCTGGAATGACTTCTAACAGTCtttaaggagttctcagagatgctgagCTCTGTGTCCAACTCATCCCAAATCATCACCATAGGTTACAGGtcaggtgattgtggaggccatagAATCTGATGCATCCTCCATCCCTCTCATTCTGGGTCACATCGCCCTGACATAGCCTGACTGGTCTCCTCTGGACAGTTGATGTTGAGATGTTTCTGTTACTTGATATCTTTACATCATTTATCTGAGGTGCTGTCAATTTGTGCTTTCTGAGGCTGgcaactctgatgaacttatcctctgcagcagaggtcaTTTTTGGGCTTCCTTTCCTCATGACAGCCAGTTTCATCACATTTATTGATGGTTTTCATTACTGCACTTCAGGTTACCTTCAAGATTCGAGCAATTTTCTGGACTGACTGACCTTGATGTCTAAAAGTAATAATGGACTGTTGTTTCTGATTCCTTGAGACATACCTGTTTATTGGAAGCCATTCCAGCGGATGACTTAATGAAGTTGCTGGAGAGAATGCTAGGGGGTGTAAAGCCACCATCATAGTGACAGGGGGGATACATGAGATATCTAAGGTGTAATACAAATTCCGGTTTGTTTCTCACAAGTTTCTTTACTCTCCTGTTTCCATATCTGTGTTCCTTCCTTAGTGGTTTCGCTGCCTTCAGTCTGACTTTGTAATGTGCGCATGCCACTAAGAACTAGGAAATGATTGAATGGTCAGGGGTGTTCAAACTTTTGCAGTTATTACATATCCATGGGCTCATGGGTGAAGGACTGGACATCAGATGTACAGAGCAGTCTGGAGCAGGAGAAAGATGAATCTGATGAAGAGGAGGACATAAGCTGTGGACGATACCAGTGTTTACACCGACTCATATCCGGGTATTGGTGATGATCGATGAGCCAGGAGGTGGCAAATCCCTGAAAAAACAGCACAAGATATAATGTGGGCTATTAGACGCGTGACTGTCTATGTATTGGCTACCTGGTACTCCGTGACCCCATGTTCCCAGCCAATACGTCACTAGATGTGATTTGGCTTTACTTTCCACTCACAttcagagctgcaatcacaattcTGCTAGCTACCACTATACCTGATAGTTTGCTTTGACATCCCATGATATCTTACAGCCCCTTCAATGCATTTAGCATTCACAAAATGCACAAAGAGCCTGCAGGGAGCAACAACAATACACCATGTGTGACACGTAGAGTGCTAAAGAGcactgctggattcacagctatactgctcagtactgctggattcacagctacactgctcagtactgctggatTTTCAGCTACACTACTCAGTATTGCTGGATTCAGAGCTAAACTACTCACTAttgctggatttacagctacactcCTCAGTAttgctggatttacagctacatTACTCAGtactgctggattcacagctacacttctcagtactgctgtataaagtCTGCATCTCTAGATATGACTTTAGTATAGTCTGGAAAGGATTCTCAATATTACATGAAAGGCAATAAGcgtctcacccccccccccccccaggaagaATTGGGGTCCCTGAGACCACACACGTCCCATCTTAATATTTCACCCCACCACCTAAATACTTGTTACATGTTCTTACatggatttttttgtgtttttttgatggGGAAGGGACAGCAGACCGACCTGAAATGATGAGGAGCACATTGGCTGTCCAGCACAGGTAGAAGGACCACTGGTAATTACAAGAACTGTTGAGGACTGAATAAGACGTCTCAGCCGTGTAAACGGACATCCCGACAAGAAGAAACATAGCTGCAAAATATAAGGGCACAGAATAAACCATAAGGACCCCAAGAGTTGCATTCATTATTCAATTGGCTGAATGCAaagccctatttttttttttacctggaacAGCGCCACCTGTTAAGTTGTgggtgtgtctggtattgcagctcatttttTCACTTGGGACTGTGCTGCCATACCAGATAAAGCCACAACCAATGGAGAAATCTTGAAAAAGCTCTTTAATATACAAGTTTTATAAAATTACCTCCCCATCCCTAGTAGTGTAaagtctttttttccccttctccATAAGTTTGGGTCTTCTGCTACCAGGTGGTGCTTTGATATAATAATGCAGCACCATCTCATGTTGGAAAACATATCAAGCCTGATGAAGATGTTAGGACTTTTGTTCTCACCTGATAAGCTTTGCAGGACAGCTGTTCCGAGGCAGGCGGTGATTCTTCCTACATGGAACTTGAGAAATGTGAGGCAGGAAAATATCATCCCAAAGATGAGAAGCGCGGTGGAGAAGATAACAAACCCTCTGGTGGCATTTATGTATCCTGGAGGAAGAACACACAGAGCCATCGTGTAATGATCACTATATATCAGATCACAATATAATCAGTGAACagaaaccaccactagggggagctcactgcatatgaaTCCccttgcagtgagctccccctagtggtgacttaaAGCTGACCTTATTTTATATTTTAGCTAAAAGCCTGTATCGAGGAAAGCAGAGATAATGGAGCTCTGTAGCAAAACACCGGTGCTTAAACCATTACAGAGAATTTTGGACCTAAAAAGagtaaataaaattattttatagatAAATCAAAAGTACAAGGGAATAAAAGAAACCTTGTAATACATTTTAtaagagaaatatgcttctttctccacttgtgAGCCACTTTCTCACCTTCCTCCTCAACTCATCATTCACACATTCTGTGAAAACCTGCATTGCTTAAGATAAATGGACTTCCAGCTCATCAAGACTTCAGACTGCAGCTGcttattgaagtctatggagaggaGAGGGGAAGCAGGAAAAGAATGCAATAAGCAGAGATTACACTGCTGTTTTCTAGTAAGTGGTTTATCTAATCCCAATGCTGGATTCACAGGTACACTACTTAGTACTGCTGTATAACGTCATCAATGTCTCCTCTTTGCTGTCAAATGAGTATTTTATCTCACTACAAtgatggattcacagttacactgtccGATATCGCTGTAAAAATGCATCCCTGCTTCATCTTTCTAGTGTTTTTTTCCCACCACTATGACAGATTCACTGCTACATTGTCCAGTATTGCCTTATAAAGTCATCCTCTGCTTTCTATTAAATGTTTTATCTCACCACTATAATGGATTCACAGATATATTGTCCAGTAATTCTGTATAAAgtcatccatgctgctgatttCTAGTAATTGGTTTATCTCACCACAGTGTTGGATTCACAGATAAACTGTCCAGTACTGCTGTATAAAACCATCCATTCTgccgctttctagtaagtgttttatctcactaaAGAGCTGGTTTCACATCTACACTTTCCAGTGTTGTTGCATAAAGTTCTCCATGTTACCTCCTTCtaataagtgttttatctcaccacaATGATGGATTCACAGATACAATGTCCAGTACTGCTGTATAAATTCAGCCATGCTGCTGATTTCTAGCAATTGTTTTATCTCACCACtgtactggattcacagctacactgtggAGTGCTGCTGTATAAACTCATCCATGCTgacgctttctagtaagtgttttatctcattaACGAGCTGTATTGACAGCTAAACTGTCCAGTGCTGTTGAATAAAGTCCACCATGTTGCCTCTTTCTAATGTGTTATAGTTCATCACAGTACTAGAGTCACAGCTACACTGTCCAGTACTGCTGTATAAAGTCCACTATACTGCTGCTTTATAATAACTGCTTATTGCACCACAGTGCTGGATGCATGATTAAACTGCACAATGATGCTATATAAAGTGTCATCCATGCTGCAAATGTCTACTAAGTGATTTATCACAccacagtgctggattcacatatACACTGTCCACTTCTGCTGTTTAAAGTTATCCATCCTGctgttttctagtaagtgtttcatCTCACCACAATACTAGATTCACACCTACAGTGTTCAGTACTTATGTATAAAAAAAATCGATAAAGTTACTTTCTAGTGGTGTTTTATCTCACCCACAGGTGGATTTACAGCTACAATGCTCAGCACTGGTCTCTAATATCCTccatgctgcttctgaacatgcTATATAGAAactggagagcaggaatcccttatAACAGCTAGTCTACACCCACTAGCTCagaaaaaaaagtaagaaaaggggCTAGAACCTGCAGAGGGGGAAAATGTTAAAAAAGAGTAaagtacaagtcatataatggctagAAATAGCGATACTCCACATGTGCTCACACAGGGAAACTTATACTGAAAAGTCACCCTAAAAAGGTATTCTCAATATCCCCAGGTGCAGAATGAATTACTCACCGCTCCCGTTGACTTTGGTACATATGTTTTTAGTACAAGTTTGCCACAATCCCATATGGAACAAGTCAGACCCAAAGCCAACCAACCAGAAGTCAGTGAGAATCCCGGTGAGGAGAAGAATGAAGCCAAGACTGGAGCAGCAGAGGCCAAAAATATTCATCAACATGATTCACTGTGAGTCAAACGCAGAACCTGCAAAATcttagagagagacagagagatagcAGTAATATTATATCCAACATGAGATGGTATAATGGTACGTGCAAAATGTGTATATTAGGagatgagcagtattatagcagttatattattgtacataggggacagtattatagtagttatattcctgcacataggggcagtattatagtagttatattcttgtacataggggcagtattatagtagttatattcttgtatataggagcagtattatagtagttatattcttgtacataggggcagtattatagtagttatattcttgtacatagggggcagtattatagtagttatattcttgtacataggggcagtattatagtagttatattcttgtacatagggggcagtattatagtagttatattcttgtatataggggcagtattatagtagttatattcttgtacataggggcagtattatagtagttatattcctgtacataggagcagtattatagtagttatattcttgtacataggggcagtattatagtagttatattcttgaacataggagcagtattatagtaattatattcttgtacataggggcagtattatagtagttatattcttgtacataggggcagtattataggagttatattcatgtacataggagcagtattatagtagttatattcttgtacatagggtgcagtattatagtagttatattcttgtacataggagcagtattatagtagttatattcttgtacataggagcagtattatagtagttatattcttgtacatagggcagtattatagtagttatattctagtacataggagcagtattatagtagttatattcttgtacataggggcagtattatagtagttatattcttgtacataggagcagtattatagtagttatattcttgtacataggagcagtattatagtagttatattcttgtacataggagcagtattatagtagttatattcttgtacatagggcagtattatagtagttatattctagtacataggagcagtattatagtagttatattcttgtacataggggcagtattatagtagttatattcttgtacataggagcattattatagtagttatattcttgtacatagtgggcagtattatagtagttatattcttgtacataggagcagtattatagtagttatattctcgtacataggggtagtattatagtagttatattcttgtgcataggagcagtattacagtagttatattcttgtacatagggggcactattatagtagttatagtcttgtgcataggagtagtattatagtagttatattcctgtacataggagcagtattatagtaattatattcctgtacataggagcagtattatagtagttgtattcttgcacataggggcagtattgtagtagttctgTATAGTATAGTAGTACTATTAACGGTGATATCCTCAGTGGTTGCAGTAGCTCTTACGGTACGTGCAGCATCTGAGCTCTTTGCAGTTGTCCGTACATGAATGTTGGAGACTTATGTGTCACACAGAAGCCACAGATCACACAGGATGTGCCGCTGTTTGTGTCTTTTATTCTGAGTATGTCTCTATAGTTTCAGTTATTATCTGTATATAGAAATAACAATTGTATCATGGTGACGGTGCAAGatacagatgtagcagggctgatttTGTCATCGCTCCTGGTCTTATGCCCTTATACATACACATCTTATAATAAATCCCCGTTGCCCCCAGTATGTCATGTCCGTACACCCAGTGATAATATGCTATAATAGTCTGACCGCCGTTTTGCCCAGTGAAGGATAAGCTGCTTTACTCATGAGAATATCGTCCGGACATTatagcaagcagagatcctgaaaatGGCGCGCGGCTCATATGCAAAGCTTCAGAATGTTTCattatgaaataataaaaaaataataatttcctttTTGTAGGAATGATAGAAAATGAGGGGACGATTCCTAGATTTCCCATTCTTGCACTTTATGAGAGTTGTGATTCCTCCCCTCTTCCTGCACTCCGGGCCATCTATTAATAATGGGCACATGTCAATTTGGCTCCAGTCCTAGGTATTGGGGTACACGTTCCTCCATGCCCTCCCCAATTATACCCCATTCAGCTTTTCTCTGCGATTTAttatagtgatgtagcagagctgagcttgttatGGTaacgcagtcctatgtaaaaccttGGATATAAGGAGATGCGCCCATTtataagctcagctctgctacatccccaTGTGCTCAGTATATAGCTCATAGTCACCTCTTTCCAGGGAGCGTGGTGGCCGTTCTTCTGCTTCCTGAGCGGTGTGTCTGGTAAATGTGACTCTGCTGAGAACGCCGTCACCTTAAAAGTGTGAGATATGAGGGTGGTCTTTCTGTTTATGTTCCAGGAAGCCCCACAAAGTGCAGCCGCAGAAGCAGCATAACCGtgtaagaaaaaaatcaaaaaaaaaaatcgcacatcaCTGCATCATTATAAATATTGTTCATCCAGGGCCTCCTTGTTCATGAATGGAATGCCAGGATACAGTGGAAGGTGACTCATTGCTTCTAAAGGTGTAACAAAAAGTCACGTAATGGGTAGAAATGGATAGAGCTTGTAAAGGTGAGCACTTTTGCAGTCTACTGCTTAATAAAATATGCAGCCGTTCCTGAGATATTAACACTTCTTTTATTCCAGAAAAAGGGCTTGTAAGCGCTgctgcggtggtcggtctccaaggcaatgagctgtaaataaaagaaaaaagtgttaatatctcaggaACGGCTTTTaagaagcagtaaattgcaaaagtgcttgtatttACAAGCTCTGACAGTATCCATATATAAAGATGAGAGTGATCCTTATCTCATAACAGGGAAGACCAAAGGACCCCCATAACAGAGATAGCCAAAGGACCCCCATAACAGGGATGGCCAAAGGACCCCCATAACAGGGATGGCCAAAGGACCCCCATAACAGAGATAGCCAAAGGACCCCCATAACAGGGATGGCCAAAGGACCCCCATAACAGAGATAGCCAAAGGACCCCCATAACAGAGATAGCCAAAGGACCCCCATAACAGGGATGGCCAAAGGACCCCCATAACAGAGCTGGCAGAGCCCCCATTATCAGTGCCGGACAGTGATTTGCTCGGTATAATGTGTGATAAGACCAGAACATTGGGGAAATCTACAGAAGTTACTGGGAAACTGCTACAATGTTGCAATATTTCCTTCCGCCATTATTTCATCCTGTGATGTTCTGGGGCAGAGAAAGCCGCTGATACTGAAAACCCACAGGACCAGTGAGGTGCGAGGTAAGCGGACCCCCTACATTATCACTGCCATGTCCCAATAGACCCCCATAACAGAGGTCCGGTAACCTGAGATATGGGGGGCTGTTCTCTAGAATCCTGCAAAACCCAGAAATAACCGCAGACACACAGCCCCCAGTATCTCAGCCTCCTGGACCTCTGTGCTGAAGTTGTGGGGGTCTCAGGGGATTGTTGTCACCGATAGTTGATTTTATGAAGATCATATTTAATATTGTTGAAGTGTTTTTTTAAATATGGTTCATTAAAACGGTTCCTGTCCCTGAAAATAAtgataatgttgtttttaatttttcatattatGTTTATGGGGGAAAAAATGAAATTTTACAAATTTAATACACCCACTATGCCTAATATTACACTCATAGTTACTATTCTCTAGAAATTACTTTTCAAAGGttttcattatcatcacagacaaggTTACAATGGAATGTAAAACCtctctattcacaataggtgatgtcacagctcacctcctcctcctgtacaatgactgataacacctgtatatacagtagataacacaggatccaccattcacaataggtgatgtcacagctcacctcctcctcctgtacaatgactgataacacctctatatacagtagataacaggatccaccattcacaataggtgatgtcacagctcacctcctcctcctgtacaatgactgataacacctctatatacagtagataacacaggttccaccattcacaataggtgatatcacagctcacctccttctcctgtacaatgactgataacacctctatatacagtagatagcacaggatccaccattcacaataggtgatgtcacagctcacctcctccccctcctgtacaatgactgataacacctctatatacagtagataacaggatccaccattcacaataggtgatatcacagctcacctcctccacctgtacaatgactgataacacctctatatacaatagataacataggatccaccattcacaataggtgatgtcacagctcacctcctcctcctcctgtacagtgattgataacacctctatatacagtagataacacaggatccaccattcacaataggtgatgtcacagctcacctcctccctttttCATGCAGCGGATCCTTCAGGTGATCGGGCGACATGTCCTGGCAGTCTAAGCTCCTGACCTACGTGGTGATCCTGCTGCTCTTTGGCACCAGCGTGCTGGCGATCACTGCCGTGGTGTCCAGTTACTGGGGGCGAGTCCCATCTCAGTCCTTACACTTCGGATTGACGATAATTTGTGACGACAATGAGACGTGTTTCTCCGGGACACTCATCGGAACAGGTAAGGAGATCACAACCCTCATCATCTTCATCTTGGTTATAAAGTGACTTATTTCCTCTCTTTGCAGCCACTAGGTGGCACTATCAACAATGACTATAGATCAATAGGGGCCACTTAGGGGCTTTGGTTGCTGGGGATTATTACAATTTTCGGGTGCAGGGTCAGTGACCCCTCATTTCTGTCTTCACAGATGACGTCCTGAACCTCCTGATCACCGCTTTCATCTTTTCCGCTGTTCTCTCGATGACTTGTGGCATTATGGAACTGATCAGGACCTTTGCTTGCTTTGCTCTTCTAGGTGGATGTTCTTTGCTCATAAGTAAGTGCAGTAGCAGAAACGACTTGTAAAAATCTCAGTTACCTGCTGtcgacactagggggagctctattAGTCTATTCCTGTCTATCCATGTACGAATGTCTAAACATCGCCCTCTAGTGGAGGCAACAGGAAacacaggttttttttaaattggaAAATGGGAGTGGTGTCTGTGGTTATCAGAGGGCGCTGACCTCTGCGCTCCCCCGGCACTGACCTCCGAGCTTCCCCATCGCTGACCTCCAAGCTCCCCCAGCGTTGACCTTTGCGCTCCCCCGGCGCTGATCTCCCAGCTCCCCCATCGCTGACCTCCGCGCTCCCCCGGCACTGACCTCTGCGCTCCACCGGCGCTGACCTCCCAGCACCCCCATCGCTGACCTCTGAGCTCCCCTGGCGCTAACCTCCACGCTCCCCTGGCACTGACCTCTGCGCTTCCCCAGCGCTGACCTCTGCACTACCCCGGCACTGACCTCCGAGCTCCCCCATCGCTGACCTCCGAGCTCCCCCGACGCTAACCTCCGCGCTGACCTCCCAGCTCCCCCATCGCTGACCTCCCAGCTCCCCCATCGCTGACCTCTGAGCTCCCCCGGCGCTAACCTCCGCGCTCCTCTGGCACTGACCTCCGAGCTTCCCCGACGCTGACCTCCGAGCTTCCCCGGCACTGACCTCCGAGCTCCCCTGGCGCTGACCTCTGCGCTCCCCTGGCGCTGACCTCCGCGTTCCCTCGGCGCTGACCTCCGCGCTCTCGTTTGTCTCTGCAGCGCTCTTGGGCTTCGCCGCAATGGTTCATTCAGTCGTTGTGTTCAACTCGTTATTCGGGTCATTCTACACTTTCTCCTGGTCCTTTGCTGTGGGATGGCTGTCCGTGCTGACTGCGGCCATGTCAGGTACggtataggcttagatacacagctcagcagatggtatcacacaggataggattagatacatggctcagcagtcagtatcacacaggataagattaaatacacagctcagcagtatcacacaggataggattagatacacagctcagcagacagtatcactcagggtaggattagatacatagctcagcagacagtatcactcaagaaaggattagatacatagctcagcagatgttatcacacaggataggattagatacacagctcagcatacagtatcacacaggataggattagatacacggctcagcagtcagtatcacacaggataggattagatacacggctcagcagtcagtatcacaccggagaggattagatacatggctcagcagacagtatcacacaggagaggattagatacacagctcagcagacagtatcacacaggataggattagatacacagctcagcagacagtatcacacaggataggattagatacacagctcagcagacagtatcacacaggataggattagatacacagctcagcagacagtatcacacaggataggattagatacacagctcagcagacagtatcacacaggataggattagatacacagctcagcagagcgtatgataggcttagatacatgtatctattctgatgtttcttctgctgcttctCAGCTGCTCTCAGTTTCTTCTTATTTTGGACGGCACGAAAGACGACATTGGACGAATCATCATCCTCTGCCCCAACCGCCATTGTGACCATCACTGGGAACACTCAGAATCCTCCAGCGACCAACGAAGGGATCGTCCCCCCACCCCAATATATTGTACAGTGAGGCCCCCCCGAACTGATTCCAAAAGAAGAAATCATtaaataattgtgttttattgaCCCTTTTTTATTGAAAAAGTATTTACACCCTGTgacctttttcacattttttttccaagTTACGCCcaaaaacttaaatgtattttctgTGGATTTTCTGTGACACTAACACTAAGCCGCCAGTATCTGTGAtgcgtaaaggaaatgatacaaggttttcatttgtattcagccctccGTAGTCTGATGCCACTATATAAAATCCTGAGGGACCAATCATCTGGAGACGTCGTATAATTAGTACATTGTGTTCCCCCTGGGTGTGATTTCTTCTCAGTATAATGactgctgttctgtgaaggcctcagaggtttgtgtgagaacattagggattaAACAACAACATGAAAtccaaggagcccaccagacatgtcaaggataaagttgtggaaaagtaaagcagggttaggttataaaaacatAGCCCAAGCTCCGAACATGTcaaggagcactgttcaatccatcatccaaaagtgTCACAACTGCAAACTCACCAAGACATGTCTGTCCATCTAAACTGACATCCCAGGGAAGGAGAACGTTAAGTAACAGAGCAACCAAGAGGTTCATGGTCACTCTCgagaagctgcagagatccacaggtcaggtgggagaatctgcccATAGGACAACTATtattatactccacaaatctggcttttATA contains:
- the LOC143770445 gene encoding lens fiber membrane intrinsic protein-like, whose amino-acid sequence is MLMNIFGLCCSSLGFILLLTGILTDFWLVGFGSDLFHMGLWQTCTKNICTKVNGSGYINATRGFVIFSTALLIFGMIFSCLTFLKFHVGRITACLGTAVLQSLSAMFLLVGMSVYTAETSYSVLNSSCNYQWSFYLCWTANVLLIISGICHLLAHRSSPIPGYESV
- the LOC143768690 gene encoding uncharacterized protein LOC143768690; its protein translation is MSWQSKLLTYVVILLLFGTSVLAITAVVSSYWGRVPSQSLHFGLTIICDDNETCFSGTLIGTDDVLNLLITAFIFSAVLSMTCGIMELIRTFACFALLGGCSLLITLLGFAAMVHSVVVFNSLFGSFYTFSWSFAVGWLSVLTAAMSAALSFFLFWTARKTTLDESSSSAPTAIVTITGNTQNPPATNEGIVPPPQYIVQ